Below is a genomic region from Candidatus Aminicenantes bacterium.
TAAGCGGGAGCAGGCCCGCCGCGGCCGCCTGCCAGGGGCCCGGTGCGCCGGGCCCACCCAGCTTATGGTTCCGCGAACCGCTTCAGGTCGTCCCGGGAAAAGATCCATTCCGGCGTCGCCAGCGTAGCCCCGAAGTCAACGGCGTACCAGGGACCTTTTCCCTGGCGGCCGCTGCCCGGATTGCGCAGGATCTGGATTTCCTGGGCCGGCATGTAGCTTTGGGCCAGAAGAAAAACCGTCGCCCCGGCCTGACTGTCGACGGCCAGGTCGACGACGATGACGGCGTGGCCGGGAGAACCTCCCTGGATGAAGACATCGCCGATCTGCAGGTCGGCCAGGCGCGCAGGTTTGAGCTCCCCGGCGAGCGAGCGCGTCCCGGCATAGCTGAAGACGGCTTCCAGGTAGGCCCAGAAGTCGCGGTAAGCGTTGGCCGGGCCATGGGCTTGAGTCCAGTGCGCCCGGTTTCCTTGGACGACGATCCGCTTCCCCCGCATCCACTCGGAATAATCGGCGCGGAAGCCGTTGCTGAAATTGAAGTGAATTTCGCCAAAGCGCCCTTGCCGGTAGAGGTATTCGGCGCGTAGGCGAATCACGGCGTCGGCGCATTGCTGGAGATCCTTGTCGCCGATGGCCAGGTCGACCACGGCGTCGTAGATGTCGGCATTCGTCTTTATCCGGCCGTCGTAAAGGCGTACCAGCGCCGGGTGGGGCTTCAAAGGCAGCCGACGCAGGTAGGCGGCGAAGGAGTCCGCCTCGACCTGGACGCGGGCAAATCCGGGCGGTACGCGGAAGCGGCTTTCAATGGTCGAACCAACGGGATCGATCCAGGCGTCGGAGCTGTTTTCAGGCAGAGGCCCGGAAAGCGGGCACCGGGCCGGGGCAGGAGAGGGCGCCAGGACGAGGAACCATAAGGCCGTCAGCAGGGCGAGGGGCCGCCGCTTGTTTGTGCTGGAGCGATTCTTCGGGGCCATTCATTCATTATAGCGCCTTTTTTCCGTTTTGCCACTCCATCCGCTTCAGCGGAGAAAAAAAGGTCGGTCCTTTTTTCGGGCATTGACTATCCTACCTGCATTTGCTGGCAGCGGTCCTTGACGATGCGCGAAAGTCTGTACAGGTAGATGTCGCTGCGCCTTGTGCGCTGGAGATCGCCGCGCTTGATTTCGAGCCAGAAAAGGGACAGTTTTTCCAATGCCTGGCACGAGGCGGCGATGGTTTTGGCGACGGTGCCGTTGTCCTGGCCGACCAGCTTGCGCA
It encodes:
- a CDS encoding DUF4846 domain-containing protein, giving the protein MAPKNRSSTNKRRPLALLTALWFLVLAPSPAPARCPLSGPLPENSSDAWIDPVGSTIESRFRVPPGFARVQVEADSFAAYLRRLPLKPHPALVRLYDGRIKTNADIYDAVVDLAIGDKDLQQCADAVIRLRAEYLYRQGRFGEIHFNFSNGFRADYSEWMRGKRIVVQGNRAHWTQAHGPANAYRDFWAYLEAVFSYAGTRSLAGELKPARLADLQIGDVFIQGGSPGHAVIVVDLAVDSQAGATVFLLAQSYMPAQEIQILRNPGSGRQGKGPWYAVDFGATLATPEWIFSRDDLKRFAEP